In uncultured Bacteroides sp., the following proteins share a genomic window:
- a CDS encoding bifunctional response regulator/alkaline phosphatase family protein encodes MKKDQLLWVDDEIDLLRPHVLFLQSKGYEVSTVTNGQDALDFCRETTYDLIFLDENMPGLSGLQTLSMIKEICPTVPVVMITKSEEENIMDMAIGSKIADYLIKPVNPNQILLSIKKNLHKKEIVTEVANTGYQQNFGKIGMQINDSFTYKDWMEVYKRLVFWELELEGSESSMTEMLAMQKMEANSAFVKFVKKNYLDWIANPEVRPVMSPDIFKKKIFPLLDAGEKVFFIVLDNFRYDQWRVLSNELADSFTFEEELYYSILPTATQYARNAIFSGLMPNKIAEMFPELWVDEDEEEGKNLNEAPLIQTHIERYRRKHTFSYHKINDSAGGERLISNLSRLKSNDLNVVVLNFIDMLSHARTESKMVRELAATEAAYRSITLSWFKHSSVKDLFKALADSDYKIIITTDHGTIRVDNPIQVVGDRNTNSNLRYKLGKNLTYNPKQVFEIKDPKKAQLPSPNVSTSYIFAGGRDFFAYPNNYNYYASYYTNTFQHGGISMEEMIIPLIGMQSKKR; translated from the coding sequence ATGAAGAAAGATCAGTTACTCTGGGTGGATGATGAAATAGATCTGTTGAGGCCGCACGTACTATTCCTGCAAAGCAAAGGATACGAAGTGAGCACGGTTACCAACGGACAGGATGCGCTCGACTTTTGCAGGGAAACAACCTATGATCTTATTTTTTTGGATGAAAATATGCCCGGACTTAGCGGGTTGCAGACTCTTTCTATGATTAAGGAAATCTGTCCCACCGTTCCGGTTGTGATGATTACCAAGAGTGAAGAAGAGAATATAATGGATATGGCTATCGGTTCAAAGATTGCCGATTATCTTATAAAGCCAGTCAACCCAAATCAGATTCTGCTGAGCATTAAAAAGAACCTTCATAAAAAAGAGATTGTTACCGAAGTGGCCAACACGGGATACCAACAGAACTTTGGAAAGATTGGAATGCAGATCAACGATTCCTTTACCTATAAGGACTGGATGGAGGTGTATAAAAGACTTGTGTTCTGGGAACTGGAACTGGAAGGCTCTGAAAGCAGCATGACAGAGATGCTTGCCATGCAAAAGATGGAGGCAAACTCTGCTTTTGTGAAGTTTGTGAAGAAGAACTATCTCGACTGGATTGCCAATCCTGAGGTCAGACCGGTGATGAGTCCCGATATATTTAAGAAAAAGATATTCCCTCTGCTTGATGCCGGTGAGAAAGTTTTCTTCATTGTTCTCGATAATTTCCGCTATGATCAGTGGAGGGTGCTGAGTAATGAACTGGCCGATTCGTTCACTTTTGAAGAAGAACTCTATTACAGTATTCTTCCCACTGCCACGCAGTATGCACGGAATGCCATCTTTTCCGGATTGATGCCGAACAAGATTGCCGAGATGTTTCCTGAACTGTGGGTAGATGAAGATGAGGAGGAAGGAAAGAACCTGAATGAAGCGCCTTTGATTCAGACACATATTGAGCGTTACCGCCGCAAGCATACTTTTTCTTATCATAAAATTAACGATTCCGCAGGTGGCGAACGGTTGATAAGTAATCTCAGTCGGTTGAAAAGTAACGATCTGAATGTGGTGGTTCTCAACTTTATCGACATGCTTTCTCATGCAAGAACGGAATCAAAGATGGTGCGTGAGCTTGCTGCTACAGAAGCTGCTTACCGTTCCATCACGCTTTCGTGGTTCAAACACTCTTCTGTAAAGGATCTCTTTAAAGCACTGGCGGATAGCGATTATAAGATAATAATCACCACTGATCACGGAACCATACGGGTAGATAATCCTATTCAGGTGGTTGGCGACAGAAACACGAATAGCAACCTGCGTTACAAGCTGGGTAAGAATCTTACCTACAATCCCAAACAGGTTTTTGAGATAAAAGATCCCAAAAAGGCGCAGCTTCCTAGCCCAAATGTAAGTACTTCTTATATCTTTGCAGGCGGAAGAGACTTTTTTGCATATCCTAATAATTATAATTACTATGCATCTTATTATACGAATACCTTTCAGCATGGTGGCATCTCTATGGAAGAGATGATTATCCCGTTAATTGGCATGCAGAGTAAAAAACGATAA
- a CDS encoding tetratricopeptide repeat protein produces the protein MKKNTAGSRFYHSFTTRYNVYFNGNEAYKQGTQAIESGNKDNYLEMIPLYSIENKKTIGLGSSEFDRAIEKSQKAIKLHSIKKKPVRKPGKKSEKQKRWLSQKEYNPFLHNAWMLMGKAQFYKGQFLEAASTFSYIARLYNTDPKVAVNAKIWLSRCYTEMDWFYDADDVLSKLNNDSLPSNLVSAYSAAYGNYLLRQKRFKEAVPYLLSIIKHEKKKKQKAREYYLLGQVYQEMGDNANAFAAYGKVPGQNPPYELEFNARIKQTEVVPPSNAHKTIKNLQAMARSSKNKDYLDQVCYALGNVYLSVKDTARTIEQYKKGAKESTRNGLEKGVLLLKLGDIYWNKTDYVKAQEAYKEAIGLINKEFPGYEKLNKRSEVLDELVKHVVNVQLQDSLQHLTSLSDAERRLVVSKIIQEVKRKEQADRKEAERQELMQKRDETMVNQPMNRPNRQTTQRMVDSGDKSWYFYNPQVVEQGKSDFQRKWGRRKLEDNWRRRNKTVVSNNAFAETNYNDETIAKGDSSKVSRKDSGSLKADSVITDNKNPEFYLQQIPLTESAMKESNDILSDGLFNMGLIYKDKLEDFSLAQKTFTRLYTQFPTFGQLDEVYYNLYLMNSRWKKEAEAGLYKEKLISEFPKSKYAVTIGDPDYAYNATHGKHLEDSLYVDTYAAFQKGEYAKVMKNYEYAQKRYAMGQHIPKFMFLNAISLMQTGEQKMFMVALKEIVDKYPKNEITELAANIIKGLQDGRILAKGSTSFGSIWNRRKAEQGEGVAGTDTVMPQFSPERNTSYLFILAYEEGKVNENLLLYEVARYNFSNFIVRNFDLSFVKDHGVGMLQVKEFTNFDEAYQYAHLLYKDKEMAKRLNGMRAIIISRQNYELLSKYYSFDDYQAFYQKHFSGIPELQIKGYTLDEPVLEEKDVKDESQEQ, from the coding sequence GTGAAAAAGAATACAGCTGGTTCCCGCTTTTATCATTCTTTTACTACCCGATATAATGTCTATTTTAATGGCAATGAGGCATATAAACAGGGAACTCAGGCCATTGAATCCGGAAATAAAGATAACTACCTGGAAATGATTCCTCTCTATTCTATTGAGAATAAGAAAACAATAGGGCTGGGAAGCAGTGAATTTGACCGCGCTATTGAGAAATCACAGAAAGCCATTAAGCTGCATTCCATAAAGAAAAAACCGGTTCGCAAGCCGGGAAAGAAGAGTGAAAAGCAGAAACGCTGGCTGTCACAGAAAGAATATAACCCTTTCCTGCACAATGCATGGATGTTGATGGGAAAAGCTCAGTTTTACAAAGGACAATTCCTGGAAGCGGCTTCCACTTTTTCTTATATTGCTCGTCTATACAATACCGATCCTAAGGTTGCTGTCAATGCAAAAATCTGGTTATCCCGCTGCTATACGGAGATGGACTGGTTCTATGATGCGGATGATGTACTCTCTAAACTGAATAACGACAGTCTGCCTTCCAACCTTGTTTCTGCATATTCTGCTGCGTATGGTAATTATCTGCTCCGGCAAAAAAGGTTTAAGGAAGCTGTTCCTTACTTGTTATCTATCATAAAACACGAGAAAAAGAAGAAGCAAAAGGCACGTGAGTATTATCTGTTAGGGCAGGTTTATCAGGAAATGGGCGACAATGCAAATGCCTTTGCTGCTTACGGCAAGGTGCCCGGACAAAATCCACCTTATGAACTGGAATTTAATGCCCGGATAAAGCAAACCGAGGTGGTGCCGCCCTCAAATGCTCACAAAACGATAAAGAACTTGCAGGCAATGGCTCGCAGCAGCAAGAACAAGGATTACCTTGATCAGGTCTGTTATGCGTTGGGCAATGTCTATTTGTCGGTGAAAGATACGGCCCGCACCATTGAACAGTACAAAAAAGGTGCAAAGGAAAGCACAAGAAATGGTTTGGAAAAAGGTGTTCTGCTGCTTAAACTTGGCGATATTTACTGGAATAAAACAGATTATGTAAAGGCGCAGGAAGCATATAAAGAGGCTATTGGGCTAATCAATAAGGAATTTCCGGGCTACGAAAAGTTGAATAAACGTTCTGAAGTGCTCGATGAGTTGGTAAAGCATGTGGTGAATGTGCAGTTACAGGACAGTCTGCAACATCTGACTTCTTTAAGCGATGCCGAAAGAAGGCTGGTGGTCAGTAAGATTATTCAGGAGGTGAAGCGAAAAGAACAGGCTGACCGCAAGGAAGCCGAGCGTCAGGAACTGATGCAAAAGCGGGATGAGACAATGGTAAACCAGCCCATGAACCGGCCAAACAGGCAAACTACTCAGCGAATGGTGGATAGCGGTGATAAGTCGTGGTATTTTTATAATCCTCAGGTTGTAGAACAGGGAAAAAGTGATTTTCAGCGTAAATGGGGACGACGTAAACTGGAGGACAACTGGCGGAGAAGGAATAAAACGGTGGTCTCAAATAATGCATTTGCGGAGACAAATTACAATGATGAAACTATAGCAAAAGGTGATTCCTCTAAAGTGTCGAGGAAAGATTCCGGCTCTCTTAAGGCGGATTCGGTAATCACCGATAACAAAAATCCTGAATTCTATCTGCAGCAGATACCGCTTACGGAATCAGCAATGAAGGAGTCCAACGATATCTTATCTGATGGGCTGTTTAATATGGGGCTAATCTACAAGGATAAGCTGGAGGACTTTTCACTTGCACAAAAGACATTTACGCGTCTTTATACGCAATTCCCAACCTTCGGACAGTTGGACGAGGTGTATTATAACCTTTATCTGATGAATTCCAGATGGAAGAAAGAGGCTGAGGCTGGGCTTTATAAAGAGAAGCTTATATCAGAGTTCCCCAAAAGTAAGTACGCTGTCACAATAGGCGATCCTGATTACGCATACAACGCTACTCACGGGAAACATCTGGAAGACTCTTTGTATGTGGACACTTACGCTGCCTTCCAGAAGGGTGAATATGCAAAGGTGATGAAGAATTATGAGTATGCCCAAAAGAGATATGCTATGGGGCAGCACATTCCTAAGTTTATGTTCCTCAATGCCATCAGTCTGATGCAAACTGGAGAACAGAAGATGTTTATGGTTGCATTGAAAGAGATTGTGGATAAATATCCGAAGAATGAAATAACCGAACTGGCTGCCAACATCATTAAAGGGCTTCAGGATGGCAGGATTCTGGCAAAAGGAAGCACCTCTTTCGGCTCTATCTGGAACCGCAGAAAGGCTGAACAGGGCGAGGGTGTTGCGGGAACTGACACGGTAATGCCTCAGTTTAGCCCGGAAAGGAATACTTCTTATCTGTTTATTCTGGCTTATGAAGAGGGAAAAGTCAACGAGAATTTGTTGTTATATGAAGTGGCTCGTTATAACTTCTCAAACTTTATTGTGAGAAACTTTGATCTCTCCTTTGTGAAAGATCATGGAGTTGGAATGCTTCAGGTAAAGGAGTTTACAAACTTCGATGAAGCTTACCAGTATGCGCATCTGCTTTACAAGGATAAAGAGATGGCAAAGAGGTTAAACGGAATGCGGGCAATCATTATTTCCCGACAAAATTATGAATTGCTCTCAAAATATTATAGCTTTGACGATTATCAGGCATTCTATCAAAAACACTTCTCGGGAATTCCGGAACTGCAGATTAAAGGGTATACCCTTGATGAACCGGTTTTGGAGGAAAAGGATGTAAAAGATGAAAGCCAGGAACAATAA
- a CDS encoding metal ABC transporter permease, whose amino-acid sequence MELLQYTFFQNALLGGLFASIACGIIGTYIVTRRLVFISGGLTHASFGGIGLGLYTGISPILSATIFSVLSALGVNWLSKRKDMREDSAIAVFWTMGMALGIIFTFLSPGFAPDLSAYLFGNILTVKGTDILMLASISMALALFFLVFIHPIIYVAFDREFARSQGLPVTFIEYTLMIFIALTIVACLRMVGIVLVLSLLTIPQMTANLFTFKFKRIIWLSIVIGYLGCLGGLFISYYMNVPSGASIIFFSILIYATCKFGCSIFMRLQKQ is encoded by the coding sequence ATAGAATTACTCCAATATACTTTTTTCCAGAATGCGCTTTTGGGAGGCTTGTTTGCAAGCATAGCCTGTGGCATTATCGGCACATACATTGTAACCCGCCGACTGGTATTTATCAGCGGAGGACTAACGCATGCATCCTTCGGGGGCATTGGGTTGGGATTGTATACAGGTATATCGCCCATTCTCTCGGCAACCATCTTTTCCGTACTGTCGGCCCTTGGAGTGAACTGGCTCAGTAAGCGCAAAGACATGAGGGAAGATTCTGCCATTGCCGTGTTCTGGACTATGGGTATGGCGCTGGGTATTATTTTTACTTTCCTTTCACCCGGTTTCGCACCCGATCTTTCTGCTTATCTGTTTGGTAATATCCTTACCGTTAAAGGAACTGACATTTTGATGCTTGCCTCAATATCCATGGCATTGGCTCTTTTTTTTCTGGTATTTATTCACCCCATTATCTATGTGGCTTTCGATAGAGAGTTTGCCCGTTCGCAGGGACTTCCGGTAACATTCATTGAATACACACTGATGATTTTTATTGCCTTGACCATTGTTGCCTGTCTGCGTATGGTGGGAATCGTATTGGTTCTCTCTCTGCTTACCATTCCACAGATGACGGCCAACCTGTTTACTTTCAAGTTTAAGCGAATTATCTGGCTCTCAATTGTTATCGGATACCTGGGATGCCTTGGCGGATTGTTTATCTCTTACTATATGAATGTACCTTCAGGGGCGTCAATCATCTTTTTCTCTATTCTTATTTATGCAACATGTAAGTTTGGTTGCAGCATTTTTATGCGTTTGCAGAAACAATAA
- a CDS encoding amino acid permease: MNNNKYGTYKFGLTTASAFVIANMIGTGVFTSLGFQLLGTTNMSSILLLWLMGGVIALCGALVYGELGAVMPRSGGEYHYLRKIYHPMLGFMAGWASLIVGFAAPVALACMALSGYLTRVFPVLNPMMVGISVLTLITIVHAYDVKIGGTIQRYFTFFKILVIVGFIACGLAMPVKYQSITSSFSSFSLDDIFSTGFAVSLVWVYYAYSGWNASAYMANEIKNPQRTIPRSLFISTLVVTVLYLFLNAVFLLSTPVAEMTGQLEVGLIAAQHIFGYTLGNMMGLLIALLLISSISSMVFLGPRVSQVMGEDTYILRPLAKRSERGTPYVAIWVQYLISVLLIITNSFELVTKYTGITLSFFALMTVIGVFVHRKRYPNVHRPYKTWGYPFTPIIFIMLIMWSIAYLVREDFIQTFVEGKQDVMWMSLMSALTLLSGAFIYQSNRWIVYRKTNYKLSYNRK; the protein is encoded by the coding sequence ATGAATAACAACAAATACGGCACGTACAAATTCGGATTAACTACAGCCTCAGCCTTTGTCATAGCGAATATGATTGGGACAGGAGTTTTTACTTCTCTGGGATTTCAGCTACTTGGAACTACAAACATGTCCTCTATTCTCCTGCTGTGGCTCATGGGTGGAGTTATTGCCCTATGCGGTGCACTTGTTTACGGCGAACTTGGCGCAGTGATGCCACGCTCTGGCGGTGAATATCACTATTTACGGAAAATTTACCATCCCATGCTGGGCTTTATGGCCGGATGGGCCTCCTTAATTGTTGGGTTTGCTGCCCCGGTAGCCTTAGCTTGTATGGCATTAAGCGGATATCTGACCAGAGTATTTCCAGTGCTCAATCCTATGATGGTGGGAATTTCGGTTTTAACCCTGATCACCATCGTTCATGCTTACGATGTAAAGATAGGAGGCACCATACAGCGATACTTTACATTTTTCAAGATTCTGGTTATTGTGGGATTCATTGCCTGCGGACTGGCTATGCCGGTTAAGTATCAAAGCATTACTTCCTCGTTCTCAAGCTTTTCATTGGATGATATTTTTTCAACCGGCTTTGCAGTTTCGCTGGTTTGGGTGTATTATGCTTACTCCGGCTGGAATGCATCGGCCTACATGGCGAATGAGATTAAAAACCCGCAACGGACTATTCCCCGGTCACTCTTTATCAGTACGCTGGTGGTTACCGTACTTTACCTGTTTCTTAATGCCGTATTCTTACTTTCTACACCGGTAGCGGAAATGACCGGGCAACTGGAAGTGGGATTAATCGCCGCACAACATATATTTGGCTACACGTTAGGTAACATGATGGGCCTACTCATTGCCCTGCTTCTGATATCAAGTATCAGTTCCATGGTGTTTCTGGGTCCAAGAGTCTCTCAGGTTATGGGAGAAGACACCTATATTCTCCGTCCTTTAGCCAAAAGATCGGAACGTGGTACACCGTACGTTGCCATTTGGGTGCAATATCTAATCAGTGTATTGCTTATCATCACCAATTCCTTTGAGCTGGTAACAAAATATACAGGGATAACCTTGTCGTTTTTTGCCCTGATGACGGTAATAGGTGTATTTGTGCACCGCAAACGTTACCCGAATGTGCACAGACCTTACAAGACATGGGGATATCCATTCACCCCGATTATCTTTATAATGCTCATTATGTGGTCAATTGCGTACCTTGTGCGTGAAGATTTTATCCAGACCTTCGTGGAAGGCAAACAGGATGTTATGTGGATGAGCCTGATGAGTGCCCTTACTCTTCTATCGGGTGCATTCATTTATCAGTCAAACAGATGGATTGTTTACAGAAAAACAAATTATAAACTAAGCTATAACAGAAAATGA
- the frr gene encoding ribosome recycling factor produces the protein MDVNSCINDSKDKMDMAIMYLDESLAHIRAGKANTRILDGIRVDSYGSMVPLSNVAAVTTPDAKSIIIKPWDKGMFKVIEKAIIDSEVGIMPENNGEVIRLGIPPLTEERRKILAKQCSKDAETAKISIRNARREGIDHLKKLQKEGLAEDEEKDAEVRLQKVHDKFIKKVDEMLAAKEKEIMTV, from the coding sequence ATGGACGTAAACAGTTGTATAAACGACTCAAAAGATAAGATGGACATGGCCATTATGTATCTTGACGAATCACTGGCACACATTCGTGCCGGAAAGGCAAACACTAGAATTCTTGACGGAATCCGCGTAGATTCTTACGGAAGTATGGTTCCTCTTAGCAATGTGGCTGCTGTCACTACACCGGATGCGAAAAGTATCATAATCAAGCCTTGGGATAAAGGTATGTTTAAAGTTATTGAGAAAGCAATCATTGATTCAGAAGTAGGTATTATGCCTGAAAACAATGGTGAAGTTATCCGCCTTGGAATTCCACCTCTTACAGAAGAACGACGTAAGATATTGGCTAAGCAATGTAGCAAAGATGCTGAAACTGCAAAGATCAGTATCCGTAACGCTCGTCGTGAAGGAATTGACCACCTGAAGAAATTACAAAAAGAAGGTTTGGCTGAGGACGAAGAGAAAGATGCTGAAGTACGTTTACAAAAGGTTCATGATAAGTTTATCAAGAAAGTAGACGAAATGCTTGCTGCAAAAGAAAAAGAAATTATGACGGTATAA